The proteins below are encoded in one region of Callospermophilus lateralis isolate mCalLat2 chromosome 9, mCalLat2.hap1, whole genome shotgun sequence:
- the Rnpepl1 gene encoding aminopeptidase RNPEPL1: MAAQCCCRKAPGAEAAPARPPPEPPPALDVASASSAQLFRLRHLQLGLELRPEARELAGCLVLELCALRPAPRALVLDAHPALRLHSAAFRRAPAAAETPCAFAFPAPGPGPPPPPLPAFPEGPGTEPASCPLAFRLDPFTDYGSSLTVTLPPELQAHHPFQVILRYTSTDAPAIWWLDPELTYGNAKPFVFTQGHSVCNRSFFPCFDTPAVKCTYSAVVKAPSGVQVLMSATQSVYLEEEGVYRFHMEHPVPAYLVALVAGDLKPADIGPRSRVWAEPCLLPTATSKLSGVVEQWLSAAERLYGPYMWGRYDIVFLPPSFPIVAMENPCLTFIISSILESDEFLVIDVIHEVAHSWFGNAVTNATWEEMWLSEGLATYAQRRITTETYGAAFTCLETAFRLDALHRQMRLLGEDSPVSKLQVKLEPGVNPSHLMNLFTYEKGYCFVYYLSQLCGDPQRFDDFLRAYVEKYKFTSVVAQDLLDSFLSFFPELKEQSVDCRAGLEFERWLNATGPPLAEPDLSQGSSLTRPVEALFQLWTAEPLDQAAASASAVDISKWRTFQTALFLDRLLDGSPLPQEVVMSLSKCYSSLLDSMNAEIRIRWLQIVVRNDYYPDLHRVRRFLESQMSRMYTIPLYEDLCTGALKSFALEVFYQTQGRLHPNLRRTIQQILSQGLGPSAEASTEPNAELARAGAEAGSDSAALLLGDEAPSSTISLRDVNVSA; encoded by the exons ATGGCGGCACAGTGCTGCTGCCGAAAGGCGCCAGGCGCGGAGGCCGCACCCGCCCGCCCGCCGCCCGAGCCGCCGCCCGCCCTGGACGTGGCCTCGGCCTCCAGCGCGCAGCTCTTCCGCCTCCGCCACCTGCAGCTGGGCCTGGAGCTGCGGCCCGAGGCGCGCGAGCTGGCCGGCTGCCTGGTGCTCGAGCTGTGCGCGCTGCGGCCCGCGCCCCGCGCGCTCGTGCTCGACGCGCACCCGGCCCTGCGCCTGCACTCGGCAGCCTTCCGCCGCGCCCCCGCCGCCGCCGAGACGCCCTGCGCCTTCGCCTTCCCCGCCCCGGGGCCGGGGCCCCCGCCGCCCCCGCTGCCCGCCTTCCCCGAGGGTCCGGGCACCGAGCCCGCCTCCTGCCCTCTGGCCTTCAGGCTGGACCCGTTCACCGACTATGGCTCCTCGCTCACGGTCACTCTGCCGCCTGAACTGCAGGCGCACCATCCCTTCCAGGTCATCCTGCGCTACACCTCGACCGACGCCCCCGCC ATCTGGTGGCTGGACCCAGAGCTGACCTACGGCAATGCCAAGCCCTTCGTCTTCACCCAGGGCCACTCCGTGTGCAACCGCTCCTTCTTCCCGTGCTTCGACACACCTGCCGTCAAGTGCACCTACTCAGCTGTGGTCAAG GCCCCATCAGGGGTACAGGTGCTAATGAGTGCCACCCAGAGCGTGTACCTGGAAGAGGAAGGTGTCTACCGCTTCCATATGGAGCACCCTGTGCCCGCCTACCTCGTGGCCCTTGTGGCTGGAGACCTCAAGCCAGCAGACATCGGACCCAG GAGCCGTGTGTGGGCAGAACCATGTCTCCTCCCCACGGCCACCAGCAAGCTGTCAGGGGTGGTGGAGCAGTGGCTGAGTGCGGCAGAGCGGCTCTACGGGCCGTACATGTGGGGCAG GTACGACATCGTCTTCCTGCCACCCTCCTTCCCCATCGTGGCCATGGAGAACCCCTGCCTGACCTTCATCATCTCCTCCATCCTCGAGAGTGACGAGTTTCTGGTCATTGATGTCATCCATGAGGTGGCCCACAGCTGGTTTGGCAATGCCGTCACCAACGCCACGTGGGAGGAGATGTGGCTCAGCGAGGGCCTGGCCACCTACGCACAGCGCCGCATCACCACAGAGACCTATG GTGCCGCCTTCACCTGCCTGGAGACAGCCTTCCGCCTGGACGCCCTACACAGGCAGATGAGGCTCCTTGGAGAGGACAGTCCAGTCAGCAAGCTGCAGGTCAAGCTGGAGCCAG GCGTGAACCCCAGCCACCTGATGAACCTGTTCACCTATGAGAAGGGCTACTGCTTCGTGTATTACCTGTCCCAGCTCTGTGGAGACCCCCAGCGCTTCGACGACTTTCTCCGA GCCTACGTGGAGAAGTACAAGTTCACCAGCGTGGTGGCCCAGGACCTGCTGGACTCCTTCCTCAGCTTCTTCCCAGAGCTGAAGGAGCAGAGTGTGGACTGCCGGGCAG GGCTGGAGTTTGAGCGCTGGCTCAATGCCACGGGCCCACCGCTGGCCGAGCCGGACCTATCTCAGGGGTCCAGCCTGACCCGGCCTGTGGAGGCCCTGTTCCAGCTGTGGACGGCGGAGCCCCTCGATCAGGCGGCAGCGTCAGCCAGTGCCGTCGACATCTCCAAGTGGAGGACCTTCCAGACGGCACTCTTCCTGGACCGGCTCCTGGATGGGTCCCCGCTGCCTCAGG AGGTGGTGATGAGCCTGTCCAAGTGCTACTCCTCCCTGCTGGACTCCATGAATGCTGAGATCCGCATTCGCTGGCTGCAGATCGTCGTGCGCAACGACTACTACCCAGACCTCCACCGGGTGCGGCGCTTCCTGGAGAGCCAG ATGTCGCGCATGTACACCATCCCGCTGTATGAGGACCTCTGCACGGGTGCCCTCAAGTCCTTTGCGCTGGaggtcttctatcagacgcagggcCGGCTGCACCCCAATCTGCGCAGAACCATCCAGCAGATCCTGTCCCAGGGCCTGGGCCCCAGTGCCGAGGCCAGCACTGAGCCCAACGCCGAGCTGGCCAGAGCTGGGGCAGAGGCAGGGTCAGACTCGGCAGCCCTGCTGCTGGGCGACGAGGCCCCCAGTAGCACCATCTCTCTCAGGGACGTCAACGTGTCTGCCTAG
- the Dusp28 gene encoding dual specificity phosphatase 28 — translation MGPERAAHSRSPEVAPPTFTLVAPALFLGNARAAGATELLQRSGITLCVNVSRLQPGPSAPGVAELRVPVFDDPHEDLLVHLEPTCAAMEAAVRAGGACLVYCKNGRSRSAAVCTAYLMRYRGLSLERAFQTVKIARPVAEPNPGFWCQLEKYEQIIQAQAQARQARQAPQAHQARQAPQAPQARQAPQAHQAPQARQAPQAPQARQAREPADPGSARHGPQPAAR, via the exons ATGGGCCCGGAAAGAGCTGCCCACAGCAGGTCCCCCGAGGTCGCGCCGCCGACGTTCACGCTCGTCGCCCCCGCGCTCTTCCTCGGAAACGCGCGCGCCGCGGGCGCCACGGAACTTCTGCAGCGCTCGGGTATCACGTTATGTGTCAACGTCTCCCGCCTGCAGCCCGGCCCAAGCGCGCCCGGAGTGGCCGAGCTGCGGGTGCCCGTTTTCGACGACCCGCACGAGGACCTGCTGGTGCATCTGGAGCCCACTTGTGCCGCCATGGAGGCCGCGGTGCGCGCCGGTGGCGCCTGCCTGGTCTACTGCAAGAACGGTCGCAGCCGCTCAGCCGCTGTCTGCACCGCCTACCTCATGCGATACCGCGGCCTCTCCCTGGAGAGGGCCTTTCAG ACTGTCAAGATCGCCCGCCCGGTAGCCGAACCCAATCCGGGTTTCTGGTGTCAGCTCGAGAAGTACGAGCAGATCatccaggcccaggcccaggcccggCAGGCCCGGCAGGCCCCCCAGGCCCACCAGGCACGCCAGGCCCCCCAGGCCCCCCAGGCACGCCAGGCCCCCCAGGCCCACCAGGCCCCCCAGGCACGCCAGGCCCCCCAGGCCCCCCAGGCACGCCAGGCCCGGGAGCCCGCTGACCCCGGAAGCGCGCGACATGGACCCCAGCCAGCCGCGCGGTAG